The proteins below are encoded in one region of Neisseria macacae ATCC 33926:
- the tssJ gene encoding type VI secretion system lipoprotein TssJ: MHTQLIKYISFLMISLMVSSCASDHKPPKESDESGEKIDVQIIVSPDANPNIVGQPSPIRLDLYQLSSDGEFKKSNYFELTNNAKENLGEKLIQQNQFMLHPDTVTILPIKMDSHLKYLGVVASYRDLDNSQWQLVLLKQKKKWYQFGKHYFYVNVGKNKLTQLSKSEMKDLLKEYKERHPDDKKIKENGKTRKYGNDLSKGVFREEK; the protein is encoded by the coding sequence ATGCATACACAACTAATAAAATATATATCATTCTTAATGATATCTTTAATGGTAAGCTCATGTGCTTCCGACCATAAACCGCCTAAAGAATCTGATGAGAGCGGAGAAAAAATTGATGTACAAATCATAGTTTCCCCTGATGCGAATCCTAATATAGTTGGCCAACCTTCTCCCATCAGATTGGATTTATATCAGTTGTCTTCTGACGGTGAGTTCAAAAAATCAAACTATTTTGAACTTACCAACAACGCCAAAGAAAATTTAGGTGAGAAGTTAATCCAGCAAAACCAATTCATGCTGCATCCTGATACAGTTACCATATTGCCGATCAAAATGGATTCCCACCTGAAATATCTAGGTGTAGTCGCAAGTTATCGAGATTTGGATAACAGTCAATGGCAATTGGTATTATTGAAGCAGAAGAAAAAATGGTATCAGTTTGGCAAACATTATTTCTATGTAAATGTCGGCAAAAATAAATTAACCCAGTTATCAAAGTCAGAAATGAAGGACTTGTTGAAAGAATATAAAGAACGGCACCCTGACGATAAAAAAATTAAAGAAAATGGAAAAACTCGTAAATACGGCAATGACCTTAGCAAAGGCGTTTTCCGTGAAGAAAAATAA
- the tssK gene encoding type VI secretion system baseplate subunit TssK, with amino-acid sequence MAIEAKVVWSEGIFITPQHFQQFERYLESGLRQLAVSQEGHFWGFSSLVLNSDGLKRGVIGINEAEGVFPDGSVFLFSQKQLENLSLKVPANIKDTKICLAVTLPSSVNNEIYFPDQDSSDSCRYKAFNKTLADTTNTELDGRQVTLADLNPMLVLENDLTSGQTALPIALIRSSSADFEIILDESYIPPCLGSQKQPHLKAYISEIYGLLMQKSNSLANAVNDPNTGGSVEVMDFMMLQTINRYLAYLHHENEGARQTHPEQLFINLSKLCADLMTFLPSRKVGDIPVYEHNDLASCFGKLFFNLRKSLSIVLEQRAIRIPLDMRDEATRVAQTPDQSLLDKASFVLAIKADMPNEALRQKIPSVVKIGTVEKVKELVAYHLPGIRVHALSVAPRELPYHSGYVYFELDKKHELWDMFDTSSGMAFHLAGNFPNLDVEFWAIKSLS; translated from the coding sequence ATGGCAATAGAAGCAAAAGTAGTTTGGTCGGAGGGTATCTTTATTACCCCTCAACATTTCCAACAATTTGAACGTTACCTTGAATCCGGTCTACGCCAATTAGCCGTTTCTCAAGAGGGTCATTTTTGGGGATTCTCTTCGCTGGTATTAAATTCAGACGGCCTCAAACGGGGGGTAATCGGTATTAATGAAGCAGAAGGTGTTTTTCCTGATGGTTCTGTATTTTTATTCTCTCAAAAACAGCTTGAAAATTTGAGTTTAAAAGTCCCTGCAAATATTAAAGACACCAAAATCTGCCTTGCCGTTACCCTGCCTTCTTCTGTAAATAATGAAATTTATTTCCCAGATCAGGACTCTTCAGACTCATGTCGCTACAAAGCCTTTAATAAAACTCTAGCAGACACTACAAATACTGAATTAGATGGTCGCCAAGTAACACTGGCAGATCTTAATCCGATGTTGGTTTTAGAAAATGACTTAACCAGTGGACAAACTGCCCTGCCCATTGCGCTTATCCGATCCAGCTCTGCAGACTTTGAAATTATTTTAGATGAATCATATATCCCGCCTTGCCTCGGAAGCCAAAAACAACCACACCTGAAAGCTTATATTTCAGAAATTTATGGTTTATTGATGCAAAAAAGCAATAGTCTGGCCAATGCAGTGAACGATCCTAATACTGGCGGCTCTGTTGAAGTTATGGATTTCATGATGCTTCAAACCATTAATCGTTATTTGGCATATTTGCATCATGAAAATGAAGGGGCACGACAAACGCACCCTGAACAATTATTCATTAATTTATCCAAACTATGTGCTGATTTAATGACCTTCCTGCCTTCTCGCAAAGTAGGCGATATCCCTGTCTATGAGCATAATGACCTAGCCTCATGCTTTGGCAAATTATTTTTCAATCTGCGTAAATCATTATCCATCGTTCTTGAACAACGTGCGATTAGGATTCCGCTGGATATGCGTGATGAAGCCACTCGCGTTGCTCAAACACCAGATCAAAGCCTATTGGATAAAGCCTCATTTGTCCTTGCTATCAAAGCCGATATGCCGAACGAAGCATTGCGCCAAAAAATTCCGAGCGTAGTAAAAATAGGTACTGTGGAGAAAGTAAAAGAATTGGTTGCTTACCATCTGCCTGGAATCAGGGTTCATGCTTTGTCTGTAGCACCCCGAGAATTGCCATACCATAGCGGTTATGTCTATTTTGAATTGGACAAAAAGCACGAGCTGTGGGACATGTTTGATACTTCATCAGGCATGGCCTTCCATTTAGCCGGTAATTTTCCGAATTTAGATGTTGAATTTTGGGCAATCAAGTCTTTAAGTTAA
- the tssL gene encoding type VI secretion system protein TssL, long form, protein MDNQNNAAHSTANIYNPLIEAAKPVFILVNAMQQTTSQLSTDSLINKFSLLINNFEENAEKNGARYDAIQAAKYCLCTFVDELAVRAGWADETWSKNSLLVSFYDETWGGERFFEIIQNLKQDPDKNIDLLEFMYLCLQFGYKGKYQVLNSGELEIDKIKRDLLALIHSKRPDQTADLFKHNPIITNTIQRKQRLSIPLWVVGVLGAVVLGVGYFAMQWSLGDDFDVASTKVNNLKLPSVTAKQQETQSTVRLRPLLENEIARKLVSVEDFQDRSTVTILGDGLFESGSAQIQDQYYPVLARVSQALDSVEGQIVVTGYTDNQPIQSLNFPSNWHLSQARADAVKEILLNYIKNGGARIRSEGRGSTDPVAPNDTLENRAKNRRVEITLFTTGTGPKLGSEVEVKTNTSTTQPSSDVSTHQ, encoded by the coding sequence ATGGATAACCAGAATAATGCTGCTCACAGCACCGCAAATATTTATAACCCGTTGATTGAGGCGGCCAAACCGGTTTTTATCTTAGTCAATGCGATGCAGCAGACTACCAGTCAATTGTCTACGGACAGTTTGATCAACAAATTTTCTCTCTTAATCAATAATTTTGAAGAAAATGCTGAAAAAAATGGAGCAAGATACGACGCTATCCAAGCTGCAAAATACTGTCTATGTACATTCGTAGATGAATTGGCTGTTCGTGCAGGCTGGGCAGATGAAACCTGGTCAAAAAACAGTCTGTTGGTATCTTTTTATGACGAAACATGGGGCGGGGAACGTTTTTTTGAGATTATTCAAAATTTGAAACAGGATCCGGATAAGAATATTGATTTATTAGAGTTTATGTACTTGTGTTTGCAGTTTGGCTACAAAGGCAAATATCAAGTGTTAAATAGCGGCGAACTCGAAATCGACAAAATCAAAAGAGATTTGCTCGCCTTAATTCATAGTAAACGACCGGATCAAACTGCCGATCTTTTCAAACACAATCCAATAATCACAAATACTATCCAGCGAAAACAAAGGCTTTCTATTCCTTTATGGGTTGTAGGTGTTTTAGGGGCAGTCGTCTTGGGGGTGGGCTATTTTGCAATGCAATGGTCTTTAGGTGATGACTTTGATGTTGCCAGTACAAAAGTTAACAATCTCAAACTCCCTTCTGTTACGGCTAAACAGCAAGAAACACAAAGTACTGTCCGACTACGTCCTTTATTGGAAAATGAAATTGCTAGAAAGCTAGTCTCTGTAGAAGACTTTCAAGATAGAAGTACAGTCACTATTTTGGGTGACGGTCTCTTTGAGTCTGGTTCTGCACAAATTCAAGACCAATATTACCCTGTTTTGGCAAGAGTCAGCCAAGCTTTGGATAGTGTAGAAGGGCAAATCGTAGTGACCGGATATACTGACAATCAGCCCATTCAGAGCTTGAACTTCCCATCTAACTGGCATCTCTCTCAAGCTCGTGCAGATGCAGTAAAAGAAATTTTATTGAATTACATCAAAAATGGCGGAGCTCGTATTCGTTCAGAGGGACGTGGTTCGACCGATCCTGTTGCTCCAAATGATACTTTGGAAAATAGAGCCAAAAACCGAAGGGTTGAAATTACCCTATTCACAACTGGAACCGGCCCCAAACTGGGTAGTGAAGTAGAAGTAAAAACCAATACTTCCACTACTCAGCCAAGCAGTGATGTAAGTACACATCAATAA
- the tssM gene encoding type VI secretion system membrane subunit TssM, with the protein MKKILYFLGSRSLWVMLGIAGLIILVWFIGPLISIGEIRPLANKTIRLAVCAAIIGIWLAKAIFRQYRESRRNAALLKEIRAAQEPILKNASDVSSMSRQFAEMDKVLKNAKFSRSKNSLLARLEEGQYLYQMPWYVVLGAAGSGKTTALKRSGLNFPLESTLGTSVSGLAGTRDCDWFLSDEIVLLDTAGRLSLHDNHSNKDSSDWEEFVSLLKRYRPKQPINGVVVTVGVDDLLGGKTNITEISAELRKRIHEMHTKLGIHFPVYLMITKLDLLHGFDKFFDHLTEEQRNQYLGISLSDTEGMETPIATASNALSEVVDKLRSSMLGTIHQLESSEDKAAAFAFPEEFERLNQAVLSLFKELSKSSKFEQPISWRGVYFSSGTQTGQHFNPILDGLQNDFQLSKKYLDSDRTKTQNNERSFFLHRLFSDVILSEANLAGENKSWFVKKQMLYWLGIGAIVTIVAACLAMMLNSYSNNRSYLEQVGDKATKLGQEAKKYTEAPDLLKAVTFAEHVKDTTRSREIPDLSSPPLSYRMGLYQGGQMEDVGESAYRRILQDNVMPLISFKLDELLRTTSGSDGINGYNALKAYLMMYDKEHFDSAFMQNWLMTNLSKAESSGMSEQQKKSLEKALNQILSKQSITPSVPYDEELVERRRQEIAQRDIATMVLEDTINTVALSGKEGITPVSFSSMGGVQSHLLFRRKTGGALKEPINFIYTKEAYITKVLPTMVKSTEQFFNEDNWVLGSYASQSQSKASVLSDAQKLYFGNYIKAWNNYLSDLSLVTPKSSRESIQIAKLLSEKNSPLVNIIKGISDNTTLTIDKKITDKADSKIADWLNRAGLSKLLDAEGEANVKNELSALKLATPVDDAFADFHSLTETTNDQPPAINSVTEAINDLYVYLVAVNVAVEKGVDLPPDDPFVKYKAEVNRLPMPFRPMLDSFSEIILKNTDKIVDEKLMSTLEKQLATVTNSCQEIHEQGYPFDRGSENNVALESFTNIFGPNGMYSKFTNLSGEAAVLARSEKLETLTAKNSAFKDRFSRLNDIAAIRQGYFDKGSETPTFDFTVKVLILDSSLESVNVSYAGKSYVYSHGPVNPATFTWPSKEENALAKIDISSPQINSAGISSTGPWSIFRLIEKGKIIRQTGNTTVVEYNIQGKNVVLEFTTSTAFNPFNLNKLRNFQCV; encoded by the coding sequence ATGAAAAAAATTCTTTATTTTCTAGGCTCCCGTTCTTTATGGGTAATGCTAGGTATCGCCGGTCTGATTATATTGGTATGGTTTATCGGCCCACTGATTTCCATAGGTGAAATCCGTCCTTTAGCAAACAAGACTATTCGCCTTGCCGTGTGTGCAGCCATTATCGGCATTTGGTTGGCTAAAGCCATATTTCGCCAATATCGTGAATCACGTCGAAACGCTGCCTTACTGAAGGAAATTCGTGCAGCACAAGAACCCATTTTAAAAAATGCAAGCGATGTCAGCTCAATGAGCCGTCAGTTTGCCGAAATGGATAAAGTACTGAAAAACGCAAAATTTTCCAGATCTAAAAATAGTTTATTGGCAAGATTGGAAGAGGGGCAATATCTTTATCAAATGCCGTGGTACGTTGTTTTAGGTGCTGCCGGTTCTGGTAAAACAACAGCATTAAAACGCTCTGGTCTCAACTTCCCTCTAGAAAGCACTTTAGGAACATCTGTAAGCGGCTTGGCAGGGACGCGCGATTGCGATTGGTTTTTATCCGATGAAATCGTACTTCTCGATACTGCAGGCAGATTGTCTTTACATGACAACCACAGCAATAAGGACTCCAGCGACTGGGAAGAATTTGTATCCCTACTGAAGCGCTACCGTCCCAAACAACCTATCAACGGTGTAGTAGTTACCGTAGGAGTGGACGACCTTTTAGGCGGTAAAACCAATATTACCGAAATTTCTGCAGAACTTCGCAAAAGAATCCACGAAATGCATACCAAATTAGGTATACATTTCCCTGTTTATCTTATGATAACCAAACTGGATTTGCTGCATGGTTTTGACAAATTCTTCGATCATCTGACGGAAGAACAAAGAAACCAATATTTGGGTATTTCTCTTTCTGATACCGAAGGAATGGAAACTCCAATTGCCACTGCTTCCAATGCTTTATCGGAAGTTGTTGATAAATTGCGCTCTTCTATGTTGGGCACCATCCATCAATTGGAATCTTCTGAAGATAAAGCAGCGGCTTTTGCTTTCCCTGAAGAATTTGAACGTCTTAATCAGGCGGTACTTTCTCTATTTAAAGAATTATCTAAATCTTCAAAATTTGAGCAACCTATCTCGTGGAGAGGTGTTTATTTCTCAAGCGGTACCCAAACGGGACAACATTTCAATCCCATCTTGGATGGCTTGCAAAACGATTTCCAATTATCGAAAAAATACTTGGATTCGGATCGAACCAAAACTCAAAACAACGAGCGAAGCTTTTTCCTGCACAGACTGTTCTCTGACGTCATCCTTAGTGAAGCAAACCTGGCAGGAGAAAATAAATCTTGGTTTGTCAAAAAACAAATGCTCTATTGGTTAGGCATTGGAGCTATTGTGACCATAGTCGCTGCCTGCTTAGCCATGATGCTGAACAGTTATTCGAATAATCGCTCATATCTTGAGCAGGTTGGCGATAAAGCAACCAAACTGGGCCAAGAGGCGAAAAAATACACAGAAGCCCCCGACCTTCTTAAAGCAGTAACATTTGCAGAACATGTCAAAGATACGACCCGCAGCAGAGAGATTCCTGATCTGTCTTCTCCTCCCCTCAGCTATCGTATGGGCCTTTATCAAGGCGGGCAAATGGAAGACGTTGGTGAATCCGCTTACCGCAGAATCCTTCAAGACAATGTGATGCCGTTAATCAGTTTCAAATTAGATGAGCTTCTGCGTACAACCAGCGGCTCAGACGGCATCAATGGTTACAATGCTTTAAAAGCTTATCTGATGATGTACGACAAAGAGCATTTTGATTCCGCTTTTATGCAAAACTGGCTGATGACTAATTTGTCTAAAGCAGAATCTTCAGGCATGAGCGAGCAACAGAAAAAATCTCTTGAGAAAGCTTTAAACCAAATACTTTCCAAACAAAGCATTACTCCCAGCGTACCCTATGATGAAGAATTGGTAGAACGCCGCAGGCAGGAAATTGCACAAAGAGATATTGCCACTATGGTACTGGAAGATACCATCAACACAGTTGCTCTCTCAGGCAAAGAAGGAATCACACCTGTTTCTTTTTCAAGCATGGGCGGCGTACAAAGCCACTTATTGTTTCGTCGCAAAACCGGCGGAGCTTTAAAAGAACCGATTAACTTCATTTATACCAAAGAGGCTTACATTACCAAAGTCTTACCTACTATGGTCAAGTCGACAGAACAGTTTTTTAATGAAGACAACTGGGTATTGGGTAGTTATGCATCACAAAGCCAAAGCAAAGCTTCTGTTCTTTCAGATGCTCAAAAGCTTTATTTCGGCAATTACATCAAGGCATGGAATAACTATTTGTCTGATTTGTCATTGGTTACGCCCAAGTCATCTCGAGAAAGTATTCAGATTGCCAAGCTTTTATCAGAGAAAAATTCTCCTTTAGTCAATATTATCAAAGGTATCAGCGACAATACGACGCTTACCATTGATAAAAAGATAACGGATAAAGCAGACAGTAAAATTGCCGACTGGTTAAATAGAGCAGGACTGTCAAAGCTCCTAGATGCTGAAGGAGAGGCTAATGTAAAAAATGAATTGTCTGCTTTAAAACTGGCCACTCCTGTTGATGATGCTTTTGCGGATTTCCATAGTTTAACTGAAACCACAAATGATCAACCTCCGGCAATTAACAGCGTTACTGAAGCCATTAATGATTTGTACGTTTATTTGGTTGCCGTTAATGTCGCAGTCGAAAAAGGGGTAGATTTGCCTCCTGATGATCCGTTTGTGAAATACAAAGCTGAAGTAAACCGTCTTCCTATGCCCTTCCGTCCGATGTTGGACAGCTTTTCTGAGATTATTTTGAAAAACACCGACAAAATTGTTGATGAAAAGCTCATGTCCACCTTGGAAAAACAGTTGGCAACCGTAACAAACAGTTGCCAAGAAATACACGAACAGGGTTACCCTTTTGACAGAGGTTCTGAAAACAATGTTGCCTTAGAAAGCTTCACCAACATATTTGGTCCAAACGGTATGTACAGCAAGTTTACCAATTTATCAGGTGAAGCCGCCGTATTGGCACGTTCAGAAAAACTGGAAACCTTGACTGCTAAAAACAGCGCATTTAAAGACCGTTTTTCCAGGCTGAACGACATAGCGGCAATCCGACAAGGATATTTTGACAAAGGCTCGGAAACACCTACTTTTGACTTTACAGTCAAAGTCTTGATTCTTGACTCCAGCTTGGAAAGCGTGAATGTTTCTTATGCAGGGAAAAGCTATGTATACAGTCACGGTCCAGTTAATCCTGCAACCTTTACTTGGCCTTCAAAAGAAGAAAACGCCTTGGCAAAAATAGATATTTCCTCCCCTCAAATCAATAGTGCGGGTATCAGTTCAACCGGACCGTGGTCAATATTCCGCCTGATTGAAAAAGGGAAAATCATTCGCCAGACAGGAAACACTACCGTTGTCGAATACAACATCCAAGGCAAAAACGTTGTACTTGAATTTACTACTTCCACAGCCTTCAATCCCTTTAATTTAAACAAATTAAGGAATTTTCAGTGCGTTTGA
- a CDS encoding type VI secretion system Vgr family protein yields MIENRKTDTQAKLVFNVNKEFPEMNRTVVAHTPLGSQLLFKKMLGTEFVSNLFEFNITLVSKDSNLQGKDIIGQPITLEIDTEAGSPRYLNGLVTDFGYIGEDEDEEDYHAYTCTARPFMWYLTQNTDSRVFVDKSVLDIANEVLSPFGFPFQVKCQKGYRTRGFCVQYQENSFNFLNRLFEQEGIYYYFTHSNGSHELVIADDVGTLEAIPSPNIPYHSKNTAPGAPNIAYIDVWEERDALKSSQFVTQEYNYKNAKVPMKSSDSVHDFSSVPMEHYDFYTGFSDVSEAQNYSQVRSEDLKSQTKIITGSGTALTVAPGYTFTLSKHPHSSSNTEYTILKADYDFEEAGYTTGDRIGKFRISFRVLPKSYPYRPPLKTPKPKVLGTQAATVTGPAGEEVYTNEYGDIKVQFHWDRYGKMDENSSNWVRVTQGSAGAGYGSINTPRIGEEVLVDFINGDADRPIVLGRLYNSAMSPPWGFPAAAKQSGIKSKSFNSPLSNFNELMFNDTAGSEMVNFQAQKDLTSLVKNNETRNVNNDRTTTIGNNETVTVVGDRAKTVQKNETASITQNRTKSVGQNETSSITQNQSISVGDNQSTSVGKDQSVNVGKNRSRSVGLNEKVGIGQSQALTVGQDQNVAVGKNQALTVGANRNKTVVANEVSSIGGNKQETVSLNGMNNVGIGQMTNIGAGYMLNVGAGWMTNVVGAEMHSVGLVMGLNAGMNIGLNAGRNITLSAGKKITIQVGSSMILIDKNKISIVSKTIKIVGTKVVDIDGKKVDIN; encoded by the coding sequence ATGATTGAAAATAGAAAAACCGACACTCAAGCGAAATTGGTTTTTAATGTCAACAAGGAATTTCCCGAAATGAATAGAACAGTCGTTGCTCATACACCTTTGGGATCACAACTTTTATTCAAAAAAATGCTTGGAACAGAATTTGTTTCCAACCTTTTTGAATTTAATATCACTTTGGTTTCCAAAGATTCCAATTTACAAGGCAAGGATATTATCGGTCAGCCTATAACATTGGAAATTGACACAGAAGCAGGCAGCCCACGCTATCTGAACGGTTTGGTTACCGACTTCGGTTACATTGGCGAAGATGAAGACGAAGAAGACTATCATGCCTACACCTGTACAGCCCGTCCGTTTATGTGGTATCTCACCCAAAATACGGACAGCAGGGTATTTGTCGACAAGTCCGTTCTGGATATTGCCAATGAAGTCTTGTCGCCGTTCGGCTTCCCCTTCCAGGTAAAATGCCAAAAAGGCTATCGTACCAGAGGATTTTGTGTCCAATATCAGGAAAACAGTTTTAATTTCCTAAACCGCCTGTTTGAACAGGAAGGCATCTACTATTATTTTACCCACAGCAACGGTTCGCATGAGCTGGTTATCGCTGATGATGTCGGTACTCTAGAAGCCATTCCTTCTCCCAACATTCCTTACCATTCCAAAAATACTGCGCCCGGCGCACCCAACATCGCCTATATCGATGTATGGGAAGAACGTGATGCCTTGAAATCCAGTCAGTTCGTGACTCAAGAATACAACTATAAAAACGCCAAAGTCCCAATGAAATCTTCTGATTCGGTTCACGATTTCAGTTCTGTTCCTATGGAACATTATGATTTTTATACCGGCTTTAGCGATGTATCCGAAGCACAAAATTACAGTCAGGTGCGCAGTGAAGATCTGAAAAGCCAAACCAAGATCATTACCGGTTCGGGTACTGCCTTGACAGTAGCTCCGGGTTATACGTTTACCCTGAGCAAACACCCGCATTCCTCATCCAATACCGAATACACCATTCTGAAAGCAGATTATGATTTTGAAGAAGCCGGCTATACTACCGGCGACCGTATCGGCAAATTCAGAATTTCGTTCCGCGTATTGCCCAAATCCTACCCATACCGCCCTCCCCTTAAAACGCCGAAACCCAAAGTATTGGGTACACAGGCGGCTACGGTAACAGGTCCTGCCGGAGAAGAGGTTTATACCAACGAGTATGGCGATATTAAAGTCCAATTCCATTGGGACCGCTACGGAAAAATGGATGAAAACAGCTCCAACTGGGTTCGGGTAACGCAAGGTTCTGCCGGAGCGGGATACGGCTCTATCAACACACCGCGTATCGGTGAAGAAGTGCTGGTTGACTTCATCAACGGCGATGCCGACCGACCGATTGTATTGGGTCGTCTGTACAACAGCGCAATGTCGCCGCCATGGGGCTTTCCTGCCGCGGCCAAGCAGTCCGGTATCAAAAGCAAGAGTTTCAATTCGCCATTGTCCAACTTCAACGAATTGATGTTCAACGATACTGCCGGTTCCGAGATGGTCAATTTCCAAGCGCAAAAAGACCTGACCTCGCTGGTTAAAAATAACGAAACCCGCAACGTCAACAACGACCGCACCACCACAATCGGCAACAACGAAACGGTTACGGTAGTGGGTGATCGGGCGAAAACCGTCCAAAAAAACGAAACGGCTTCGATTACCCAAAACCGCACAAAATCGGTGGGTCAAAACGAGACCTCCAGCATTACCCAAAACCAAAGCATTAGTGTGGGTGACAACCAAAGTACCAGCGTAGGTAAAGACCAAAGCGTCAACGTGGGTAAAAATCGCAGCCGTTCTGTTGGCTTGAACGAAAAAGTAGGCATAGGTCAGAGTCAAGCGCTGACTGTCGGACAAGACCAGAACGTTGCTGTCGGCAAAAACCAAGCGCTGACCGTCGGCGCCAACCGCAACAAGACCGTTGTTGCCAACGAAGTCAGCAGTATCGGCGGTAACAAACAGGAAACCGTCAGCCTGAACGGCATGAACAATGTCGGCATCGGTCAGATGACCAACATCGGTGCCGGCTATATGCTGAACGTCGGTGCAGGCTGGATGACCAATGTCGTCGGTGCAGAAATGCATAGCGTCGGCTTGGTGATGGGTCTCAACGCCGGTATGAACATCGGCCTCAACGCAGGTCGAAACATCACCCTGTCCGCAGGCAAGAAAATTACCATACAAGTCGGTAGTTCCATGATTTTGATTGATAAAAACAAAATCAGCATCGTCAGCAAAACGATCAAGATCGTCGGCACCAAAGTAGTGGACATCGACGGCAAAAAAGTCGATATCAACTAG
- a CDS encoding DUF2169 family type VI secretion system accessory protein yields MFELQNFTCFHTQQFKNIDQTDRAYDVVVAKVSYEFEIDPETGKTELAFARKQTPLTFADTYYGDPSQTSTQFESDFSLYKPKTDLVVNATAYAPDDVPSRQFTVSVSIGDYQKSLALTGERYWVREAAGWSLSEPDPILSLPIRYEFAFGGSAVEDDHTGYQQNAIGIGYYPKAELKKNGFKRTLKAHQIYDPAHPVRDPSDKAAPEGFGFMPRYFALRAKHTGTADAQWIANRAPLLPEDFSMAYWNGAHPSLQLPHLKPNHIYELTFTGMVHSFQAPNQRFTVDLPVETVFVHAHTATNSSLCKDMVLDTILVNVEQRRIDCSYRTSFPEELEIAACQLRFIARHERADQIAAAQACRDSQDEFIPIPPSLAAHV; encoded by the coding sequence ATGTTTGAGTTGCAGAACTTTACCTGCTTTCATACGCAGCAGTTTAAAAACATCGACCAAACAGATCGGGCTTATGATGTAGTCGTCGCCAAAGTCAGTTACGAGTTTGAAATTGACCCGGAAACAGGAAAAACGGAGCTTGCGTTTGCCCGTAAGCAAACGCCGCTCACGTTTGCCGATACCTATTACGGCGATCCTTCGCAAACCTCGACTCAGTTTGAAAGCGACTTCAGCCTCTACAAACCCAAAACCGACTTGGTTGTCAATGCCACCGCCTATGCACCCGACGATGTCCCCTCTCGGCAATTTACCGTATCCGTAAGTATCGGCGATTACCAAAAAAGCCTGGCGCTTACCGGGGAACGTTACTGGGTGCGGGAGGCAGCAGGATGGTCTTTGAGCGAACCCGACCCCATCCTTTCGCTGCCTATCCGTTATGAGTTTGCCTTTGGCGGCAGCGCAGTCGAAGACGACCACACAGGCTATCAACAAAACGCCATCGGCATCGGCTACTATCCGAAGGCCGAACTCAAAAAAAACGGGTTCAAGCGGACACTGAAAGCGCATCAAATCTACGACCCCGCACACCCCGTGCGAGATCCGTCCGATAAGGCCGCGCCCGAAGGCTTCGGCTTTATGCCCCGTTATTTCGCACTGCGAGCCAAACATACCGGCACTGCTGATGCGCAATGGATAGCCAACCGTGCCCCGCTACTGCCTGAAGATTTTTCTATGGCTTATTGGAACGGCGCCCATCCCTCGCTGCAACTTCCCCATCTGAAACCCAACCATATTTACGAACTGACTTTTACCGGCATGGTGCATTCCTTCCAAGCACCCAACCAACGATTTACCGTTGATTTGCCGGTAGAAACCGTGTTCGTCCACGCCCATACGGCAACCAACTCGTCATTGTGCAAAGATATGGTATTGGACACCATCCTCGTCAATGTAGAACAACGCCGCATTGATTGCAGCTACCGCACATCTTTTCCCGAAGAACTGGAAATTGCGGCATGCCAGCTCAGATTCATCGCCCGACACGAACGTGCAGACCAAATCGCGGCCGCTCAAGCCTGTCGGGATTCGCAGGATGAATTTATTCCAATCCCGCCATCTTTGGCAGCACACGTATAA